TGGCTCGACGAAGCCTACCCCGAACACCCGCTGCTGCCGGCCGACATCGAACAGCGCTTCACCGCGCGCGAACTGGCCTATGCCATCGCGACCGAAACGCACGCCCCGAACAACCTTCAGGTGCTCAAGTACCTGAAGGCCAACTTCGGCGCCTCGCAGGAGCAGGTCGACACCTGGTACCGGCACTGGCTGTCGCGCACGTTCACGCCGATCGAGGCGCGGCTGGCGCAGCTCGGCACCGGCGATTTCCTGTTCGACAGCCCCGGCCTGTTCGAGGTCGTCCTCCTGCCGCAGCTCTACAACGCACGCCGCTTCGCGCTCGACCTGTCGGCCATGCCGCATATCGAGCGCATAGAGGCGGCCTGCCTTCCGCTCGACGCCTTCCGGCGCGCGCACCCCGA
The sequence above is a segment of the Pelagerythrobacter marensis genome. Coding sequences within it:
- the maiA gene encoding maleylacetoacetate isomerase, whose translation is MKLHGYYRSSTSYRLRIALNLKRIDYEYVPVNLLAGEQAGGPYAARNPFASVPLLEADGRDRAQSMAQLEWLDEAYPEHPLLPADIEQRFTARELAYAIATETHAPNNLQVLKYLKANFGASQEQVDTWYRHWLSRTFTPIEARLAQLGTGDFLFDSPGLFEVVLLPQLYNARRFALDLSAMPHIERIEAACLPLDAFRRAHPDNQPDNPEKGQGT